The DNA segment CTGGCACAATCTGGAAGACATCGAGCAATCCGGGAAGCAATCGACGACACGCCAACACCTCCTCCGGGGTCGCTTCCGCAACCATGCGCAACTCGCCACGCTCTAGATAGGGGAGCAGGAAGGCCGCCACGCTGTCGCCTGCGCCTTGGCCGCCAACTTGTAGGAGCTCGAGCAGGCTCTCAGCGCAGAAAATTCCATCAATCTCTTTCAACTGGGCGATCAACGCTTCGCATCGTTCCTCCCATTCACCCAGAAAACGCATTCCCGAGATCAAACGGCCACCGCTCCCTCTCCAGCAGCGCAACGAAGCCTCCCCTGCATCTGAGTAACTCTGATCCTTGCCGGATTCCGTGGGCGAGGAAGCTCGCTCCATTCGCGTCATGCGCTTCGCCGAATCCAGTAGGAGTGTGGTTTTACCCACGCCGCATTCGCCGACCAGCAGAACGTTGGCTTTCTCCTTCCCCAACTTGCGGGCGACCACTTCCGACAGCTGCTCACGACCGTAAGCCGCCGATGCATGCCGTTTGCGACCAACGTCGTACAGGAGCGGGTCGGCTACTGTAAACAGTAACTTTAGCTCAGGCCTATCCACAGGCATGACGCGGCGAACCCTTTCCCCAAGGCTTGGGATAGGCAGCGTCTCTAGCCGACAGCGGGCCGACGGAAAACTGGAGGCCAGTTGCTCAGGGGTGACATCCCGGAGAGATTCTTTGACGTAATGAGCGACCAAGTTCGGGAGAGCCGAATGATCCTGATAGTTGAACTGCGCCGGAAGGTGCGGAACAACACAAAGAAGCAGCCCGTTGTCCTGCTTACCCGTCACGCAGGGAACCCGCAGGAACAGGGTTTCCGGGCAGGGTATGATCCTGGCGCCATGGCGATACTGAGGTCGGACCTCAACTTTCACTTCGATCAGGACCGCCTCACGCACTTCTGAATCAACCGCCCAAGGCTCGTGGTCCACACGCCAGTCCAATAATTCCTTAAGCTGAAGCACCGCTTCCTCAGGGGTCGAACCGTTAGCCGCAGCGCCCTCCAGGTCCCCAACCAGTGAGGCCGTGAACCAACCTGAGGCATCCTGCCAGGTCAAAATGGGGTAATGGTGGCTGCCCATAGATCAACTCTCCCGCGATAGACTCACCGCAACCTCCGGTGGCAAAGGCAACATCGAGAGTAGCAAACTTCGGAACTCGTCGTCCGAGGGCCGATCCGGAACGGTGACCCCGCTCCGAAAGTCTGTCATTCCCTGATTCTCAACGACACGCTGAATCACGGGCCCAAGAGAATGAACATCCATGTCATCTACGGATGGAGAAAGCTGTTGGCATTGTGCCCCCCCGTTGCTGTCCGCGGCCAGCGTCTCCAGGCTCGTTAGGATGACTCCGGTGCCTCCGTCGGCCCGCTTGATCAGGATGAGGTTGGGTCCCTCGGGCAAAAACCGGCGGGCATCGTGGCCGACAATCCGGATCGCCATCGAGCGTCCCTGAGGCTCACTGAGGTTCCCACTCCCGCCCAGGTTCTTTTCCCCGAGGGACTCCACCGACACCAACTTGGAAGCCCCCCAAATCGAGCCAAGAGCTTCGACATGCAATCGAACGAGGCGGTGCATCAGATCGTTGTCTTTGGCCAACAACGTACGGAACGTCAGTAGCAGGACCTCCTTCTCGCCATCCATAGGCGCTTGGGCGAGTGCCTCAAGCAGGGCAACCTCGCGAAGCAAGGCCGCGAGTGGCGAATCCGGCAGCTCCACAACGTCGGCCTCCAAGTCCTCAAGCGAATGCCTAACAGCAAAAACATCCCTCAATCGGTGCAAGAACGTTCCCGAAGGACTGTCAAACAACCTCTCTGGACGCAAGGTCCTGGCCCGCGGCAGCTTGGATGCTCGTTTAGGACGGCCAGCCATGACTTGCGCATCCTCGACATCTTTAATGAGCTGAAGCACATTCACGATGGATTCGCGACCAAGGAAGTAGCGCACGTGATGAGCAGGAAGAGCCGCCAGTTCAATCGTTCCCGCAGGCGCGTTCTTTCCCAACTCCGTTTCGATTCGGCGCAAAGCGCGTCGCACTCCATCGAGAACCTTGACGGTCCAATTCGGATCGGATGCCAGCGGACTGGCTGGTCCTAAAGTCTCTGGCCAGGTTACCGAACGGTCCACGGGATTCAAACTTCTCAGGCTGACGGCAAATCCCGTCTCTTTCGCGGCCAGCAAGGCCATCATGGCAGTCCCTGGCGGCAACGCGACGAGCAGCTCTGCCAGTGGTTGAGCTACTTCCCGTTCAATCACTCGCTTCAGGGCGCGCGCACCCAGCTGGGGATGATTCCCTAATCCCACCAGCCGCTGGATAGCGGCTGGGGCCACCGTTAACACACCATCCCGACGGCGCAATCCATCACGCGTCAGAAGATTTCCAATGAGCAGGCCGCAAATGCGTTCCAAGTGAGTGGCATCCAGAGTGCGAAAAGGAACGACTCGATCCAAACGATTGAAAAACTCAGGCCTAAAAAACTTCTCAGCTGCGGAGATATAGGCAGTGTCATCCGCTGCGGAACCAGCGGAGCCGACTCCAAAGCCGAGTCGCGCCCGGGACTCACGTGCGCCCAAGTTTGAGGTCATCAGGATCACCGTCTGAGTGAAATCCGTCACTCGCCCCAAAGAATCGGTCAGCCGGCCTTCGTCGAGGACCGCGAGCAACAGATCGAAAAGCTCCGGAGAGGCCTTCTCGATCTCATCGAACAAGACCACACTAAACGGCTGCCGTCGCACGGCACTGGTCAGCAAGCCCTCCGGCTCCATCGGGGAACCGGTCAATCGGAGAACCGATGACGCGTCCACGTACTCGTTCATGTCGAAACGCAACAGCCGCTCCTTGCCGCCAAACAGAAGCTCGGCCAGAGCATTGGCGGCTTGTGTCTTACCTACCCCCGTTGGCCCCAGCAGGAGCAGAGTCCCCAAAGGCCGGCGCGGATCGTTGAGGCGTGCTTTCAGCGTCACCAGAATATCGGCGAAGGCTTCCAGGGCATTGTCCTGACCCACGACCCTCGTGCGCAGTTGCTCCAAGAGACTGCTGCGCTCCAACTTCACCGAGCCATCCAGCATGGCCACGCGCAGCCCGCTCTGTTGCTGGAACTCCTCCAACGCATCCGCTCGCGTGACCGGTTGTCCTGAATGCCGAGCGGCCAACCGTTTCAAAAAGTCCGCCGCTTTTCCAGGGAACGCGGCGTCGGTGCCGAAGCGACGAACCAGGTCGCAGGACGCCGGGACCACCTCCAAGTCGAACGCGCAGCGATGCGCTTCCTCCAGGGATCGGTCGACATGGATCAAGATGCGCAAGGTCTCAGCGTCGGACGGTTCTTCTACCGGGATGAGGTGAAATAGATCGGCGAATGCGCGGTCTCGTTCCTGGAGCTTGCGCCAGGCCTCGGGGGCGATTTCAGCAACCAACCGGACCGATCGACGTTCGAGCCACGGACGAAGTACCTGGGCAACATTGAGGTCGGAGGCGGAACTGACCCCGGCGCTGAACAACCCGAGCAAGTCGTCGAAATAGAGCACCAGGTCTTTCTCTCGGGCATGTTCCAAGATAGCCAGCACCCGATTCTCCCACTCGCCCAAATAGCTCATTCCGCTGATAAGGCGCATAGGGGACACGAGCCAGACATCCGGCCCGTCACCAGAACCTCCTTTCCGACGGGCGCAGATTCGCCGCACGAGTTCGTGCAGCACCGTGGTCTTTCCAACCCGTCTGGGACCGACCAGCAGAACCGGTCGACGATCATCGGCAACCAACAAGCGATCCAACTCCTCAACCTCATGATCACGATAAAAGGCGCGCTCCAGGTCGTCCGGATACATGCTATTCAACCGGCGACCTGTTCTTCGCAACTCCACTTCACCCTCCTTCTTCTCCTGGCCGCCAAACAACGCGGCCCGGGTTGTGCCACTCTTCTTCGTGGCGAGTGAAGCGGGATCCAGCGCCACTTCGAGAATGGTGAGGCGCCCCTTTCCGATCAGAGCAAAGTCATCCAGATCCACTGCGCCCCTGTCGCGTTCCATTTCCCGAAAATGTGGGGTGAATACCGTGACGGCGCGATCCGCCAACGTCTGGTTGGACAAGACTTCAAAATGGAGTTCGGGCAGCTTCGGACAAAAATAGAGTTTTCGACCGAACGAGGAATAGCCAACCAGGAAAAAAAGTCGACGATGCGAGCCAGACTTGAGCTCAAGCCGCAGCTCAATCGTGGTCTCGTCCAACAAAGGATCAAAGGTCCATGCCGCCAGGTCGTCATGGCGGGGGCTTCGACCTAACCCAAGGAGGAGCTGGTGGAGGTTGTTCGAAAGCTTAGCCAGAGCGCGAGTCAGTTTCTCGGCTCGCTGCACGGGTTCTCGCTGGAATAACGGTCGAACGACAAAGGTCGGGGAGATGCCCGGCCCCGAAGAGCGTTCCTCGATAAAGATTGGGATCGAAAAGATCATAGGAACTCAGCGGGTGGCCTCCTCGACGGCCAGCTCCAAGCGCTCCTCGGTTAGCACTGCCAAGCACTGTTTCAATCCCTCACCAGCCCAAGGTCGATCGCCGAGCTTCCGATCTCGGACAACTCCCTTCTCCTCAACATAGGTCCGACAGTTCGACGCGCCCCGGGCGTCAATACCGCCCTGGCGATGGATGCCGGGTGGTGGCTCATATTTGTCCACAGGTGGCGAAGCGGACTCGACCAGCACTTTGAACCCTTTGTTCCTTCGTTGGATGAGGTGCAAGCCAGCCTCCGATTGAAATCGAACGGCAAACAAATCGCCCCGCAGATGCATCACAATACCCATCAACTCTTCCGGCGGCGAGGCGAGAAAGACACTCAGTTTCTGAGGGGTTTCACGGACCAGTTTGGTCACATTCGATGCCTTGCCGGCCGGGAGACGCAGATAGTCGAGTTTGAGGACTTCCCCCAGATCCAAAGCGAGGCGGTAATAGGTTAGCGCCAACTCGAGCAACGAGGATCGATCCTCACAGTAGAAGGCGAGTACAACATCATCCGGTGAGGACTGCTGGTGGCGAACCACTTCACGCTTCAAGTGCCGCAACTCCTTCGTCAGAGCATCCAACTCCTGGGTCATCAGGCTCTCATCGATCGCTGCACGCCCATGGAATAGCGTCAACGCGTCCGTCTCGAACTGGCTGGCCCGCTCAAGGAGGTCGGTTACCGCTCGCAAGCAGGCGCGCAGTTTCGGCCATCGAGCCAGACGGACTTGTATTTCCGGTGCCTTGCTCGCGTTGGGCTTGAGTCGACGCTCCAGAGATTCAAGCATGGCCACTTCGTCCTCTATCCTGCTGAACGAAACACACCGCACGAGCCGACCCACACGACGGCGCTGCTCGACCAGTCGCGTAATGATGGAATGAACAGCTGGGCTAGTGCGCTGTGGGTCGTTTTCCTCCTGAGCCTGAACTTTTACTTGAATCCGTCCTTGCTTCAACCATACCGATACCTGCAGGGCGGTAGTGCTCCGGTATTGGTTGATCGCCTCGGCCAACGGTACCAGCAACTCTT comes from the Verrucomicrobiales bacterium genome and includes:
- a CDS encoding ATP-dependent Clp protease ATP-binding subunit, translating into MIFSIPIFIEERSSGPGISPTFVVRPLFQREPVQRAEKLTRALAKLSNNLHQLLLGLGRSPRHDDLAAWTFDPLLDETTIELRLELKSGSHRRLFFLVGYSSFGRKLYFCPKLPELHFEVLSNQTLADRAVTVFTPHFREMERDRGAVDLDDFALIGKGRLTILEVALDPASLATKKSGTTRAALFGGQEKKEGEVELRRTGRRLNSMYPDDLERAFYRDHEVEELDRLLVADDRRPVLLVGPRRVGKTTVLHELVRRICARRKGGSGDGPDVWLVSPMRLISGMSYLGEWENRVLAILEHAREKDLVLYFDDLLGLFSAGVSSASDLNVAQVLRPWLERRSVRLVAEIAPEAWRKLQERDRAFADLFHLIPVEEPSDAETLRILIHVDRSLEEAHRCAFDLEVVPASCDLVRRFGTDAAFPGKAADFLKRLAARHSGQPVTRADALEEFQQQSGLRVAMLDGSVKLERSSLLEQLRTRVVGQDNALEAFADILVTLKARLNDPRRPLGTLLLLGPTGVGKTQAANALAELLFGGKERLLRFDMNEYVDASSVLRLTGSPMEPEGLLTSAVRRQPFSVVLFDEIEKASPELFDLLLAVLDEGRLTDSLGRVTDFTQTVILMTSNLGARESRARLGFGVGSAGSAADDTAYISAAEKFFRPEFFNRLDRVVPFRTLDATHLERICGLLIGNLLTRDGLRRRDGVLTVAPAAIQRLVGLGNHPQLGARALKRVIEREVAQPLAELLVALPPGTAMMALLAAKETGFAVSLRSLNPVDRSVTWPETLGPASPLASDPNWTVKVLDGVRRALRRIETELGKNAPAGTIELAALPAHHVRYFLGRESIVNVLQLIKDVEDAQVMAGRPKRASKLPRARTLRPERLFDSPSGTFLHRLRDVFAVRHSLEDLEADVVELPDSPLAALLREVALLEALAQAPMDGEKEVLLLTFRTLLAKDNDLMHRLVRLHVEALGSIWGASKLVSVESLGEKNLGGSGNLSEPQGRSMAIRIVGHDARRFLPEGPNLILIKRADGGTGVILTSLETLAADSNGGAQCQQLSPSVDDMDVHSLGPVIQRVVENQGMTDFRSGVTVPDRPSDDEFRSLLLSMLPLPPEVAVSLSRES